A window of the Diabrotica undecimpunctata isolate CICGRU chromosome 1, icDiaUnde3, whole genome shotgun sequence genome harbors these coding sequences:
- the LOC140432338 gene encoding uncharacterized protein isoform X1 yields MSETPFKKLLAKIKVITTRQDDSKCKKYFITANRVENLQKRTQPEHRESPQWESCDVRSLQRPIRNPEALRNQEILNVSTSSDDYITFDGNNNSSDRIAVQAFMEPTPSKFLIKKSNEDCDRLNNEAVISNQNATRSLEPPTKIEENIYSIIHDNEKEETITKDVDYLVAKPPRRCLDSLYRSAYGYSTLRRWNRTPLLENDESGPTTPQNYLSRAGSEESLDSNEVWLYNSADDLISADDTAIRRNSCVLNNSFDNTKNSSMMTDNSLYQWCTEFEKCFKKIRLSKRTVI; encoded by the exons ATGAGTGAAACTCCGTTCAAAAAACTTTTAGCGAAAATTAAGGTG ATCACGACGAGACAAGATGATTCGAAATGCAAGAAATATTTTATCACTGCGAACCGGGTTGAAAACTTGCAAAAGC gaaCTCAACCTGAGCACAGAGAATCACCCCAATGGGAATCTTGTGACGTACGCTCCCTTCAAAGGCCAATACGAAACCCCGAGGCATTAAGAAACCAAGAAATATTAAATGTTTCTACGTCTTCTGATGATTATATTACTTTTGACGGCAACAATAATTCCTCCGATAGAATTGCTGTTCAAGCCTTTATGGAGCCGACTCCTTCTAAGTTTTTGATCAAAAAATCGAATGAGGATTGTGATAGATTAAACAACGAAGCTGTAATTAGTAACCAAAATGCAACTAGAAGTTTAGAGCCACctacaaaaatagaagaaaatatttattcaatTATTCATGATAATGAAAAAGAAGAGACGATTACCAAAGATGTTGATTACTTAGTTGCAAAACCTCCTAGAAGATGTCTAGATTCACTTTACAG ATCTGCATATGGATACAGCACCTTAAGAAGATGGAATAGAACACCACTACTCGAAAATGATGAAAGTGGTCCTACAACCCCACAAAATTATTTATCACGAGCAGGCTCAGAAGAGAGCTTAGACTCAAACGAAGTGTGGTTGTACAATTCTGCAGATGACTTAATTTCGGCGGATGATACAGCAATTCGAAGAAATAGTTGTGTACTAAATAATTCATTCGATAATACTAAAAATAGCTCAATGATGACTGATAACAGTTTATACCAATGGTGCACTGAGtttgaaaaatgttttaaaaaaattcgttTGTCGAAAAGAACTGTAATTTAG
- the LOC140432338 gene encoding uncharacterized protein isoform X2, with translation MKYKRITTRQDDSKCKKYFITANRVENLQKRTQPEHRESPQWESCDVRSLQRPIRNPEALRNQEILNVSTSSDDYITFDGNNNSSDRIAVQAFMEPTPSKFLIKKSNEDCDRLNNEAVISNQNATRSLEPPTKIEENIYSIIHDNEKEETITKDVDYLVAKPPRRCLDSLYRSAYGYSTLRRWNRTPLLENDESGPTTPQNYLSRAGSEESLDSNEVWLYNSADDLISADDTAIRRNSCVLNNSFDNTKNSSMMTDNSLYQWCTEFEKCFKKIRLSKRTVI, from the exons ATGAAATATAAAAGG ATCACGACGAGACAAGATGATTCGAAATGCAAGAAATATTTTATCACTGCGAACCGGGTTGAAAACTTGCAAAAGC gaaCTCAACCTGAGCACAGAGAATCACCCCAATGGGAATCTTGTGACGTACGCTCCCTTCAAAGGCCAATACGAAACCCCGAGGCATTAAGAAACCAAGAAATATTAAATGTTTCTACGTCTTCTGATGATTATATTACTTTTGACGGCAACAATAATTCCTCCGATAGAATTGCTGTTCAAGCCTTTATGGAGCCGACTCCTTCTAAGTTTTTGATCAAAAAATCGAATGAGGATTGTGATAGATTAAACAACGAAGCTGTAATTAGTAACCAAAATGCAACTAGAAGTTTAGAGCCACctacaaaaatagaagaaaatatttattcaatTATTCATGATAATGAAAAAGAAGAGACGATTACCAAAGATGTTGATTACTTAGTTGCAAAACCTCCTAGAAGATGTCTAGATTCACTTTACAG ATCTGCATATGGATACAGCACCTTAAGAAGATGGAATAGAACACCACTACTCGAAAATGATGAAAGTGGTCCTACAACCCCACAAAATTATTTATCACGAGCAGGCTCAGAAGAGAGCTTAGACTCAAACGAAGTGTGGTTGTACAATTCTGCAGATGACTTAATTTCGGCGGATGATACAGCAATTCGAAGAAATAGTTGTGTACTAAATAATTCATTCGATAATACTAAAAATAGCTCAATGATGACTGATAACAGTTTATACCAATGGTGCACTGAGtttgaaaaatgttttaaaaaaattcgttTGTCGAAAAGAACTGTAATTTAG